The following coding sequences are from one Nicotiana tabacum cultivar K326 chromosome 1, ASM71507v2, whole genome shotgun sequence window:
- the LOC107809854 gene encoding uncharacterized protein LOC107809854 produces MEDLYALDFDGVLCDSCGESSLSAVKAAKVRWPSLFNGVDSSLEDWIVDQMHVVRPVVETGYENLLLVRLLLETRIPSIRKSSVAEGLTVEGILENWAKIKPIIVAEWNEDRDSLIDLFGKVRDEWMDNDLATWIGTNRFYPGVPDALKFASSKLYIVTTKQSRFADALLRELAGITIPVERIYGLGTGPKVKVLKQLQEMPEHQGLTLHFVEDRLATLKNVIKESELDGWNLYLGDWGYNTQKEREEAASIPRIRLLGLSDFSNKLK; encoded by the exons ATGGAGGATTTGTACGCCTTAGATTTTGACGGAGTTCTCTGTGACAGTTGTGGAGAGAGCTCTCTTTCTGCTGTTAAG GCTGCTAAAGTGAGATGGCCCAGTCTATTCAATGGAGTGGACTCTTCTTTGGAAGATTGGATTGTGGATCAAATGCATGTG GTTAGGCCTGTGGTGGAAACTGGATATGAAAATCTTTTACTTGTGAGGCTGCTCTTAGAGACGAGAATCCCTTCAATCCGCAAGTCTTCG GTTGCAGAGGGACTAACAGTTGAGGGAATACTTGAGAACTGGGCAAAGATAAAACCCATTATAGTGGCAGAATGGAATGAAGACAGGGATTCTCTTATAGATCTTTTTGGTAAGGTTAGAGATGAATGGATGGACAATGATTTGGCTACTTGGATTGGTACAAACAG GTTTTATCCTGGAGTTCCTGATGCACTGAAATTTGCAAGTTCAAAGCTCTATATAGTAACAACGAAGCAG AGCCGCTTTGCAGATGCATTACTTAGAGAGCTTGCTGGGATAACTATTCCAGTTGAAAGGATATATGGTCTGGGCACAGG CCCTAAAGTGAAAGTGCTTAAGCAACTTCAGGAAATGCCAGAACACCAGGGTCTGACCCTACA CTTTGTGGAAGACCGACTTGCTACTTTAAAGAACGTGATTAAAGAGTCCGAGTTGGATGGATGGAACTTGTATTTAG GGGACTGGGGTTACAATACTCAAAAGGAAAGGGAGGAAGCTGCTAGCATTCCCAGAATTCGCCTTCTTGGGCTCTCTGACTTCAGCAATAAGCTGAAATAA
- the LOC107797475 gene encoding uncharacterized protein LOC107797475 isoform X1, whose product MRKQIQINSSTVICLVLLLLATETGIIYRFAHGAQRRIQISDDLDDVLDDEEDEAWREWGRKKSAESDFDPPPMDFSTMSPSEIQSEMMKRQSGPVFGFVKLRLGTLRTPEKVSEIAMKWTKLARTGAIEAKFMGVDVSTIMFTMEKGQDTIEVCLTSHIWCLLLYLLKEFLLSQQEAYEVKLGDQLFRRPGDPPFEEAFEKIQTEKSKVDHTSSKEKNRHNEL is encoded by the exons ATGAGAAAGCAAATACAAATTAATTCATCAACAGTTATTTGTTTGGTGCTGTTATTACTTGCCACTGAAACTGGAATTATTTACCGATTTGCCCATGGAGCTCAACGGAGAATCCAAATCTCCGACGATCTCGACGACGTCCTTGACGATGAGGAAGATGAAGCTTGGAGAGAATGGGGACGAAAGAAATCGGCCGAATCCGATTTCGATCCGCCGCCGATGGATTTTAGCACGATGAGTCCGTCGGAAATTCAATCGGAAATGATGAAGCGGCAGTCGGGTCCGGTTTTTGGATTTGTCAAACTCAGACTTGGAACTCTTCGGACTCCG GAGAAGGTTTCTGAAATAGCCATGAAATGGACAAAACTAGCAAGAACTGGAGCAATTGAGGCAAAATTCATGGGCGTCGATGTGAGCACGATCATGTTCACTATGGAGAAAGGTCAAGACACTATAGAGGTTTGTCTAACCTCCCATATCTGGTGTCTTCTTCTTTATCTG TTGAAAGAGTTTTTGTTAAGCCAACAAGAAGCATATGAGGTTAAATTAGGGGACCAACTATTTCGAAGACCAGGAGATCCTCCTTTCGAagaagcatttgagaagatccaGACTGAGAAAAGTAAAGTGGATCATACCAGCTCAAAAGAGAAGAATAGGCATAATGAGTTGTAA
- the LOC107797475 gene encoding uncharacterized protein LOC107797475 isoform X2 — MRKQIQINSSTVICLVLLLLATETGIIYRFAHGAQRRIQISDDLDDVLDDEEDEAWREWGRKKSAESDFDPPPMDFSTMSPSEIQSEMMKRQSGPVFGFVKLRLGTLRTPEKVSEIAMKWTKLARTGAIEAKFMGVDVSTIMFTMEKGQDTIELKEFLLSQQEAYEVKLGDQLFRRPGDPPFEEAFEKIQTEKSKVDHTSSKEKNRHNEL; from the exons ATGAGAAAGCAAATACAAATTAATTCATCAACAGTTATTTGTTTGGTGCTGTTATTACTTGCCACTGAAACTGGAATTATTTACCGATTTGCCCATGGAGCTCAACGGAGAATCCAAATCTCCGACGATCTCGACGACGTCCTTGACGATGAGGAAGATGAAGCTTGGAGAGAATGGGGACGAAAGAAATCGGCCGAATCCGATTTCGATCCGCCGCCGATGGATTTTAGCACGATGAGTCCGTCGGAAATTCAATCGGAAATGATGAAGCGGCAGTCGGGTCCGGTTTTTGGATTTGTCAAACTCAGACTTGGAACTCTTCGGACTCCG GAGAAGGTTTCTGAAATAGCCATGAAATGGACAAAACTAGCAAGAACTGGAGCAATTGAGGCAAAATTCATGGGCGTCGATGTGAGCACGATCATGTTCACTATGGAGAAAGGTCAAGACACTATAGAG TTGAAAGAGTTTTTGTTAAGCCAACAAGAAGCATATGAGGTTAAATTAGGGGACCAACTATTTCGAAGACCAGGAGATCCTCCTTTCGAagaagcatttgagaagatccaGACTGAGAAAAGTAAAGTGGATCATACCAGCTCAAAAGAGAAGAATAGGCATAATGAGTTGTAA